A section of the Myxococcus virescens genome encodes:
- a CDS encoding pilus assembly protein, producing the protein MQSPRLVRHSRRGQALVLFALTLLLLTLMVLMTLGFGMRAKERVEIQMAADAAAYSQAVATARAFNAISVMNRAQVAHMVAMAGTQSLISHSSQEYAAHDVACPGSIPPPVWFAADAAAAVQVQQLQGRAGNLFQAGLNIYGKLLSEHIAEQELTRRVAQAVNSELRAPSAGAAKSFSELNGGNDVPERDAVIQSIKAGTYGCGVGDGALCPSGGGTPALNATMGSMGWTWVHNRPGGTAGFGTGGAAISTSFRRYGSVSQMDPATYHTVSGRNSTAHDHGRVVIPTRCTRAPTLPPIATDAWVMSDEEQTHEDQHVYGARMPPGQAPEDGKPTYETHTLGACSVCPGIWPYSVGYNVDELHAGASNHYGQPKLYSMLYRDYASAERRARPDPWNLFFRFRFAGTETEFDNSSPLGRIRPTGREDVHRNQVALSAGMVYYHRPRPAAQGGGWREPPNFLNPFWRATLVSAEGARDDRPADSLSAAGFSGHARALRELHSVGYRGGGPGDRGY; encoded by the coding sequence CCAGATGGCCGCCGACGCGGCCGCCTACAGCCAGGCGGTGGCCACGGCGCGCGCCTTCAACGCCATCTCGGTGATGAACCGCGCCCAGGTGGCGCACATGGTGGCCATGGCCGGCACCCAGTCGCTCATCAGCCACAGCAGCCAGGAATACGCGGCGCACGACGTGGCCTGCCCCGGCTCCATCCCGCCGCCGGTGTGGTTCGCCGCGGACGCGGCCGCCGCCGTGCAGGTGCAGCAGCTCCAGGGGCGGGCCGGCAACCTGTTCCAGGCCGGGCTCAACATCTACGGCAAGCTCCTGAGCGAGCACATCGCGGAGCAGGAGCTCACCCGGCGTGTCGCGCAGGCGGTCAACTCGGAGCTCCGCGCGCCGTCCGCTGGCGCGGCCAAGAGCTTCTCCGAGCTCAATGGTGGCAACGACGTCCCGGAGCGCGACGCCGTCATCCAGTCCATCAAGGCGGGCACCTATGGCTGCGGCGTGGGGGACGGCGCGCTCTGCCCTTCGGGCGGCGGCACCCCCGCGCTCAACGCCACCATGGGGAGCATGGGGTGGACGTGGGTCCACAACCGTCCGGGAGGCACCGCCGGCTTCGGCACCGGCGGCGCCGCCATCTCCACCAGCTTTCGCCGCTACGGCTCGGTGTCGCAGATGGACCCCGCGACGTACCACACCGTCTCGGGCCGCAACTCGACGGCGCATGACCACGGGCGCGTCGTCATCCCCACGCGCTGCACCCGAGCGCCGACGCTTCCGCCCATCGCGACGGATGCGTGGGTGATGTCCGATGAGGAGCAGACGCACGAGGACCAGCACGTCTACGGCGCGCGCATGCCCCCGGGCCAGGCGCCGGAGGACGGCAAGCCAACCTACGAGACGCACACGCTGGGCGCGTGCTCGGTGTGCCCCGGCATCTGGCCCTACTCCGTTGGCTACAACGTGGACGAACTGCACGCGGGCGCGTCCAACCACTACGGCCAGCCCAAGCTGTACAGCATGCTGTACCGGGACTACGCGAGCGCGGAGCGCCGGGCCCGCCCGGACCCATGGAACCTCTTCTTCCGCTTCCGCTTCGCGGGGACTGAAACAGAGTTCGACAACAGCAGCCCGCTGGGCCGCATCCGCCCCACGGGCCGCGAGGACGTGCACCGCAACCAGGTGGCCCTCTCCGCCGGCATGGTCTACTACCACCGGCCCCGGCCCGCGGCGCAGGGCGGCGGCTGGCGCGAGCCTCCCAACTTCCTCAACCCCTTCTGGCGCGCCACGCTGGTGAGCGCGGAGGGCGCCCGGGATGACCGGCCCGCGGACAGCCTGTCCGCCGCCGGCTTCTCCGGTCATGCGCGGGCGCTGCGAGAGCTGCACTCCGTGGGCTACCGGGGCGGTGGCCCCGGCGACAGGGGCTACTGA